One region of Polynucleobacter sp. Adler-ghost genomic DNA includes:
- a CDS encoding GNAT family N-acetyltransferase, whose protein sequence is MSDIPNPLAAFDLFNSRFEVKPKKIKKSKTEAIKKLFSKKIAKKLFGKKFATKARAELRTPDPVAEKAIAKPKRPAFQITWASNASEIKEAQRLRYKVFAEEMGAKLPSNPENLDIDEFDAYCDHLLIRDQESLKVVGTYRVLPPHKAVEIGRLYSDSEFDLSRLDHLRPKLVELGRSCVHEDFRSGAVIMALWSGLAQYMQKHDYEIMLGCASIPMGDGGHFAASLYNSLSNDQMAPVENHAFPRLPLPLERLNGGLEVEPPPLIKGYLKLGAKICSAPAWDPDFNTADVLTMLRLSEINPRYAKHFLGL, encoded by the coding sequence ATGTCTGATATTCCAAATCCCCTTGCTGCATTTGATCTATTTAATTCTCGCTTTGAAGTAAAGCCAAAGAAGATTAAAAAAAGTAAAACTGAGGCGATTAAAAAGCTCTTTTCTAAAAAAATTGCAAAGAAGTTATTTGGCAAGAAATTTGCTACTAAAGCCAGAGCTGAGCTGCGAACCCCAGACCCAGTTGCTGAGAAAGCGATTGCTAAGCCAAAGCGCCCTGCATTTCAAATTACTTGGGCTAGCAATGCGAGTGAGATTAAAGAAGCGCAGCGCCTGCGCTACAAGGTATTTGCAGAAGAGATGGGGGCAAAGCTTCCAAGCAATCCAGAGAACCTCGATATTGATGAATTCGATGCCTATTGCGACCATTTACTGATTCGTGATCAGGAGTCATTAAAGGTGGTCGGCACCTATCGGGTGCTCCCGCCGCACAAAGCAGTGGAGATTGGGCGTCTCTACTCAGATTCAGAGTTTGATTTGAGCCGACTAGACCACTTGCGCCCCAAATTAGTTGAGCTCGGGAGATCTTGCGTGCACGAAGACTTTCGTTCTGGTGCAGTCATCATGGCTTTGTGGAGCGGCTTAGCGCAATACATGCAAAAACACGATTATGAAATCATGCTTGGATGTGCCAGTATCCCCATGGGTGATGGCGGTCACTTTGCAGCGAGTCTATACAACTCACTAAGCAATGATCAAATGGCTCCAGTTGAAAATCATGCATTCCCGCGCCTACCATTGCCGCTTGAGCGACTCAATGGCGGCTTAGAGGTAGAACCTCCACCATTGATCAAAGGCTATTTGAAACTAGGCGCTAAGATTTGTAGCGCACCCGCCTGGGATCCAGATTTCAATACAGCAGATGTATTGACCATGTTGCGTCTATCAGAAATCAATCCTCGTTACGCAAAGCATTTCCTAGGGTTGTAA
- the phoB gene encoding phosphate regulon transcriptional regulator PhoB encodes MTHRILVVEDEPSIAELIAINLTHAGYEVERALQTDLAMNMMRDQLPSLLILDWMLPGKSGVQFAKELRSNERTRSLPILMLTAKSDESDKVLGLDSGADDYVTKPFSPKELVARVKALLRRQTPIEDSGPLAVGPLRMDPLAHRVTAVWPNMEPQSISLGPTEYRLLQFLMANPERVHSRTNLLDKVWGNEVYIEERTVDVHIKRLRAALSPSDCDRYIETVRGSGYRITKMPTQT; translated from the coding sequence ATGACTCACCGAATCTTAGTTGTTGAGGATGAGCCTTCGATTGCTGAGCTGATTGCAATCAACCTGACTCATGCAGGCTATGAAGTTGAAAGGGCGCTCCAGACTGATCTTGCTATGAATATGATGCGAGATCAGTTACCTTCTCTTTTAATCTTGGACTGGATGCTCCCTGGTAAATCAGGTGTTCAATTTGCTAAAGAGTTGAGATCCAATGAGCGCACCCGCTCTTTGCCCATTCTGATGCTGACTGCTAAGAGTGACGAGTCAGATAAGGTTCTTGGCTTAGATTCTGGCGCAGATGATTATGTAACCAAACCTTTCTCACCCAAAGAGTTAGTTGCACGTGTCAAGGCCCTTTTGCGCCGCCAAACCCCAATAGAAGACTCTGGCCCTTTGGCTGTCGGCCCATTAAGAATGGACCCACTCGCTCATCGTGTGACAGCTGTTTGGCCTAATATGGAGCCTCAATCCATTTCCTTGGGGCCTACCGAATATCGCCTATTGCAGTTTTTGATGGCTAATCCTGAAAGGGTTCACTCTCGGACAAATTTGCTCGATAAAGTATGGGGAAATGAGGTTTATATCGAGGAGCGGACTGTAGACGTACATATTAAGAGATTAAGGGCAGCCCTATCCCCTTCGGACTGTGATCGCTACATAGAGACGGTTCGCGGAAGTGGTTATCGAATTACCAAGATGCCCACCCAGACCTAA
- the ppx gene encoding exopolyphosphatase: MNATDLVAAVDLGSNSFRMLVAQVVKTPSGTQLRPIDTLRESVRLAAGLTDNKLLGNDAYQRGITAIRRFGERIRGFDPANVRAVATNTLRVAKNAPHFIREAEEALGFPIEVIAGVEEARLIYIGAAHEVPAVQGNRLVVDIGGGSTELIIGKGYEPKLMESLYIGCVSHSLRFFPKGNIDSHAFKEAELAARREIQVISEAYLKAGWKQVIGSSGTARALAELIAENNFNGQVDNSDGLITRDGLRAMKKHLLKYEHINQVELQGLKDDRRSVWPGGLAIMIAVFDELGIESMEVTDAALRIGVLYDLLGRSQHEDMRFVTVEQFMQRYAVDREQARRVGNLAAEFLAQLPKPDEESRADNIALLQWAANLHEIGLSISHNGYHKHSAYIAGNADMPGFSKNDQARLAALLIGHTGKLGKLANNASFSDWRMLFCMRLAQVLCRGRSDVNLSKVKVSEHNGDYLVSLSKDWAKEHPLTEFSLQKEAAEWVRIGRPYSISLK, from the coding sequence ATGAACGCTACTGACCTCGTCGCTGCAGTCGATCTTGGGTCTAATAGCTTTCGTATGCTAGTAGCTCAAGTCGTCAAGACGCCTTCCGGTACACAACTGCGTCCGATTGATACGCTGCGTGAGTCTGTCCGCTTGGCTGCTGGCTTAACTGATAATAAATTATTAGGTAATGATGCCTATCAGCGAGGAATTACAGCAATTCGGCGCTTTGGTGAACGCATTCGGGGGTTTGATCCTGCTAATGTGCGCGCTGTTGCCACCAACACCCTGCGCGTAGCTAAAAACGCACCACACTTTATCCGGGAGGCTGAGGAGGCCTTGGGTTTCCCCATTGAAGTGATCGCAGGAGTTGAAGAGGCGCGCTTAATCTACATTGGTGCCGCTCATGAAGTGCCGGCAGTACAGGGTAATCGCTTGGTAGTGGATATTGGCGGAGGCTCTACCGAGCTAATCATTGGCAAAGGTTACGAGCCCAAGCTGATGGAAAGCCTGTACATTGGTTGCGTTTCTCATAGCCTGAGATTTTTCCCTAAGGGCAATATCGATTCTCATGCTTTTAAAGAGGCAGAGCTAGCCGCGCGAAGAGAAATTCAGGTGATTTCTGAAGCATATCTAAAGGCTGGCTGGAAGCAAGTTATTGGTTCTTCGGGGACCGCACGCGCTTTAGCCGAACTGATTGCAGAAAATAACTTCAATGGCCAGGTAGATAACTCTGATGGTTTGATTACCCGCGATGGTTTAAGAGCCATGAAAAAGCATCTTCTGAAGTATGAGCATATTAATCAGGTTGAGCTACAAGGCCTCAAGGATGATAGGCGCTCAGTTTGGCCGGGTGGCCTTGCCATCATGATTGCTGTTTTTGATGAGCTTGGTATCGAGTCCATGGAGGTCACAGATGCCGCCTTAAGAATCGGCGTGCTTTATGACTTGCTAGGTCGCTCTCAGCATGAAGATATGCGCTTTGTGACAGTTGAGCAATTTATGCAGCGTTACGCGGTAGATCGTGAACAAGCTAGGCGCGTTGGCAATCTAGCTGCTGAGTTTTTGGCACAATTGCCTAAGCCAGATGAGGAGAGCCGGGCTGATAATATTGCATTATTGCAATGGGCTGCCAATCTTCATGAAATCGGCTTATCGATATCGCATAACGGATATCACAAACATTCTGCCTACATTGCTGGTAATGCCGATATGCCGGGCTTCTCAAAAAACGATCAGGCTAGATTAGCCGCCTTACTCATTGGTCACACCGGTAAGTTAGGAAAGTTAGCGAATAATGCTTCTTTCTCTGATTGGCGTATGTTGTTTTGTATGCGGCTTGCGCAGGTACTTTGCCGCGGACGCAGTGATGTCAATTTATCCAAGGTGAAAGTCTCGGAGCACAATGGAGACTATTTAGTTAGCCTCTCCAAAGACTGGGCTAAGGAGCATCCATTAACAGAGTTTAGCCTTCAAAAAGAAGCGGCCGAATGGGTGCGTATCGGCCGACCTTATAGCATTAGCTTGAAGTAA
- the phoU gene encoding phosphate signaling complex protein PhoU produces MPDRHLSSQFDADLNSLSSRLLEMGGLVESQISTAMRAFTQMDMDTCNVVIQNEKLVNDLEIQIDLACTELIARRQPTARDLRLVMAVSKAITNLERAGDEAERVAKRTKRLIEAGATHNINVAEIRLSGQMAISLLRRSLDAFARLDTVAAAEVVQEDRQIDEEFRGFVRKLISYMMEDPHTISTGLDMLTIAKAIERIGDHAKNIAEFVIYIAKGSDVRHIPHEDLVREANKP; encoded by the coding sequence ATGCCTGATAGACACCTTTCCTCACAGTTTGACGCAGATTTAAATTCCCTCTCCAGTCGTTTGCTAGAGATGGGCGGGCTCGTTGAGTCTCAGATTTCAACGGCTATGCGTGCTTTCACGCAAATGGATATGGATACTTGTAATGTTGTCATCCAGAACGAAAAGCTCGTAAATGATCTCGAGATCCAGATTGACTTAGCTTGTACTGAACTCATTGCCCGTCGTCAGCCTACGGCACGAGATTTACGTCTCGTCATGGCTGTTTCAAAGGCGATTACCAATTTAGAGCGTGCCGGTGATGAAGCTGAACGCGTTGCCAAGAGAACCAAGCGCTTAATTGAAGCTGGAGCTACTCACAATATTAATGTTGCTGAAATTCGTTTATCCGGACAGATGGCAATTTCTCTTTTGCGTCGTAGCTTAGATGCTTTCGCAAGATTGGATACCGTTGCGGCTGCAGAAGTGGTGCAGGAAGATCGTCAGATTGATGAAGAGTTCAGAGGATTTGTTCGCAAGCTGATTTCATACATGATGGAAGACCCGCACACGATTTCAACAGGTCTAGACATGTTGACTATTGCTAAGGCAATTGAGCGCATTGGCGATCATGCAAAGAATATTGCCGAATTCGTTATTTATATTGCCAAAGGCTCTGATGTGCGTCATATCCCGCATGAGGATTTGGTCCGCGAGGCCAATAAACCGTAA
- a CDS encoding alkaline phosphatase, translating to MPIIKIAYPILFIALLIQAIWVEAATIYPINKASILVGSSFDIKIEFDQEYKLEDLDIQLNSAPIKAQIKTQPVFISNESGKGSSLIYRDVQLSKPGQYALIAKSGQESIQVSWDVYASGPRKVKNVILFIGDGMTIANRTSARVLSKGIDEGKYQGKLSFDDMPNMALIGTSGSDSLITDSANSMSAYTTGHKTAVNAMGVYVSRAADNLSHPKVETISELIKRKTKMSVGIVSDAELQDATPGAMVAHTRRRADKPYIADQLFASGAEVILGGGSAYFYPQSTKGSKRKDDKNLLAQFQSSGYSIALNKQELLATGNAKETSKLFGVFHPDNMDGSLDRLFLKKNTVAQYPDQPDLTEMTQAAINVLSKNPNGFFLMVEAALIDKFNHPLDWERAAFDTIMLSNAVQIAKDFAKKNPDTLIIVTPDHTHSGSISGVVNDAKPGPLREKVGVYADAGYPNYPKANTAGYPNQIDVSKRLAFFYGNYPDHYETLHPKLDGTFKPAIKDESGKYVANPKYVQLQEDAIHMTGNLPSHQEMGVHTADDAVLNAMGPGSEKFRGFMDNTEVFKVMVETLGLGYTKR from the coding sequence ATGCCTATTATCAAAATTGCTTACCCAATTTTATTTATCGCCCTACTCATTCAGGCAATTTGGGTAGAAGCAGCGACTATTTACCCCATTAATAAGGCATCGATTCTTGTTGGCTCGTCATTTGATATCAAAATTGAATTTGACCAAGAGTACAAATTAGAGGATTTGGATATTCAGCTTAATAGTGCGCCAATCAAAGCACAGATTAAGACACAGCCAGTGTTTATTTCCAATGAATCAGGAAAAGGCAGCTCCCTGATTTATCGAGATGTTCAGCTTTCAAAGCCCGGGCAATATGCTCTCATTGCCAAGAGCGGTCAGGAAAGCATCCAGGTCTCTTGGGATGTCTATGCAAGTGGCCCCCGAAAGGTCAAGAACGTCATCCTCTTCATTGGTGATGGAATGACGATAGCAAATCGTACTTCAGCTCGCGTTTTATCTAAGGGAATTGATGAGGGTAAGTATCAGGGTAAGTTGTCATTCGATGATATGCCCAATATGGCGCTTATTGGAACCTCAGGCTCTGACTCACTCATCACCGATTCTGCAAACTCCATGAGTGCTTACACAACCGGTCATAAGACTGCGGTAAATGCCATGGGTGTATATGTTTCTCGTGCAGCGGACAACTTATCCCATCCTAAAGTAGAAACCATTTCTGAATTAATTAAGCGTAAAACCAAAATGTCGGTCGGCATTGTATCGGATGCTGAATTGCAGGATGCGACTCCAGGTGCCATGGTGGCCCACACTAGAAGACGCGCTGATAAGCCATATATTGCCGATCAACTATTTGCCAGTGGGGCGGAGGTCATTTTAGGTGGAGGCTCCGCTTACTTTTATCCGCAGTCTACTAAAGGGTCAAAGCGTAAGGATGATAAAAATCTGCTTGCCCAATTTCAATCTTCGGGATATTCAATTGCTTTAAATAAGCAAGAATTATTGGCGACTGGCAATGCTAAGGAAACTAGCAAGCTATTCGGAGTATTTCATCCGGATAACATGGATGGGTCCTTAGACCGTCTTTTTCTCAAGAAAAACACAGTAGCACAGTACCCTGATCAGCCAGACTTAACCGAGATGACACAAGCGGCGATCAATGTCTTATCCAAAAATCCCAACGGCTTTTTCTTGATGGTTGAAGCAGCTTTAATTGATAAGTTTAATCATCCGCTGGACTGGGAGCGAGCCGCTTTTGACACCATCATGTTAAGTAATGCTGTACAAATAGCTAAAGATTTTGCAAAGAAAAACCCAGACACATTGATCATTGTTACCCCTGACCATACCCATAGCGGCTCAATCAGTGGTGTTGTGAATGATGCTAAGCCAGGACCCCTAAGAGAAAAGGTTGGGGTGTATGCAGATGCTGGCTATCCAAACTATCCAAAGGCCAATACGGCAGGCTATCCAAATCAGATTGATGTAAGCAAGCGTTTGGCCTTCTTTTATGGAAATTACCCCGATCACTATGAGACGCTTCACCCAAAACTCGATGGCACATTTAAGCCAGCAATTAAAGATGAGTCTGGTAAGTATGTTGCCAATCCCAAATACGTCCAGCTACAAGAAGATGCTATTCATATGACGGGTAATCTGCCTTCACATCAAGAGATGGGTGTTCACACGGCTGATGATGCAGTACTCAATGCCATGGGTCCTGGATCGGAAAAGTTTCGTGGATTCATGGATAACACTGAGGTATTCAAGGTTATGGTCGAAACTCTTGGCTTGGGTTACACCAAGCGCTAG
- a CDS encoding GDCCVxC domain-containing (seleno)protein has translation MITLVTSQHTIITCPNCYGQETLEISQGYSQHLYRCPSCSIILKPRSGDCCIFCSFGSQDCSSAEQNLAA, from the coding sequence ATGATCACCCTTGTGACTTCACAACATACGATCATTACCTGCCCTAACTGTTACGGACAAGAAACCCTAGAGATCTCTCAAGGCTATTCTCAGCATTTATATCGCTGCCCAAGTTGCAGCATCATTTTGAAGCCCAGATCAGGAGATTGCTGTATTTTCTGCAGTTTCGGAAGTCAAGATTGCTCCAGTGCGGAGCAAAATTTAGCTGCCTAG
- the phoR gene encoding phosphate regulon sensor histidine kinase PhoR translates to MLSVITRFTMLVCLAFLAAYIASSNLGSFSGVAAAISVLAVPLIYSYINLARLRKFTLSDSVESMPLPSGYWEEIFFRLQRLVRNLKQQILSIEKQHNRFIEAFQASPNGIVMLDSEDHIEWCNAIAERFFGLSFKRDALQRINFLIRRPEFIQYLYKRAFEDPLLMERMGPNSNLSLMLQIFPFGDQRHLLLVQDVTDLQKADAMRRDFVANVSHEMRTPITVLMGFLETMQSLDLERSQQSKYFEMMMSQAQRMKSLVEDLLTLANLEANTLPAPIQEISITTLMALLKNDAEALSQGHHILSFEISNSNNLMGEEREILSAFGNLVSNAIRYTPDTASIKVRWSVNERGEGEFSVTDTGPGIASEHLSRLTERFYRVDRSRSRDTGGTGLGLAIVKHIANRHQAQLIINSTPGQGSTFTLQFPKERISV, encoded by the coding sequence ATGTTATCCGTTATTACTCGCTTTACCATGCTTGTCTGCCTGGCTTTTCTTGCCGCATACATAGCATCCTCCAATTTGGGCTCCTTTTCGGGGGTTGCGGCTGCAATATCTGTACTCGCTGTGCCCTTGATTTACTCCTATATTAATTTAGCTCGTTTAAGAAAATTTACCTTATCCGACTCAGTTGAATCCATGCCTTTGCCAAGCGGCTACTGGGAAGAAATCTTTTTTCGCCTTCAGCGTTTAGTCCGCAATCTCAAACAGCAAATACTCTCTATAGAAAAACAGCACAATCGTTTCATTGAAGCTTTTCAGGCCTCTCCTAATGGCATTGTGATGCTGGATAGTGAGGATCATATTGAGTGGTGCAATGCGATTGCAGAGCGTTTCTTTGGATTGAGTTTTAAGCGTGATGCGCTTCAAAGGATTAATTTCCTGATACGACGCCCAGAATTTATCCAGTATTTATATAAGAGGGCCTTTGAGGATCCATTATTGATGGAGAGAATGGGGCCAAACTCTAATCTGAGTTTGATGTTACAAATTTTCCCATTCGGTGATCAACGACATCTCTTGCTTGTGCAGGACGTAACCGATCTTCAAAAGGCTGATGCAATGCGACGTGATTTCGTAGCAAACGTTTCGCATGAAATGAGAACGCCAATTACTGTATTGATGGGTTTTTTGGAGACTATGCAGTCGCTTGACTTGGAGAGATCACAGCAAAGCAAATATTTTGAAATGATGATGTCTCAGGCTCAGCGAATGAAGAGTTTGGTGGAAGACTTGTTGACCCTAGCTAATTTAGAGGCAAATACTTTGCCCGCCCCAATACAAGAAATTAGTATTACCACTCTGATGGCACTTTTAAAGAATGATGCAGAGGCACTTTCTCAGGGTCATCATATCCTTAGCTTTGAGATCTCAAATTCAAATAACTTGATGGGAGAAGAGCGGGAGATCCTCTCTGCCTTTGGTAATCTAGTCTCCAATGCTATTCGATACACACCAGATACCGCCTCAATTAAGGTGAGATGGAGTGTCAATGAGCGTGGTGAAGGTGAGTTTTCAGTGACTGATACGGGGCCAGGTATTGCATCTGAGCATCTATCTAGACTGACTGAGCGCTTTTATCGCGTGGATAGAAGTCGATCTAGGGATACTGGAGGTACTGGCTTGGGATTGGCGATTGTGAAACATATTGCTAATCGTCATCAAGCCCAACTCATCATTAACAGTACGCCCGGACAGGGCAGTACCTTTACTCTTCAATTTCCGAAGGAGCGTATTTCAGTTTAA
- a CDS encoding alpha/beta fold hydrolase has protein sequence MKRKLYDSLVDLRLIVSKVLGFTQEIKHITPVITVGRFGLTHEISDKPSEVIELPPKEEPIRPNALLKSKIDLIRLETRYFDITDEGGNRKLAYSISGNINAEKVLLCLPGLLETKDSFTVLHAHFLRFEDCKVVSVDFPGRGDSESISSSQKYTMSLYLSDIQGLMKMLLSNHPSTTQFTILGTSMGGVLAMYLTKSLGKRISEIILNDIALTVNWSALYSLYKSMKNEVGFKEVKQLAKDLRVDERAFADVQLPGHFDLNYKADIWGMNFHEAIEGYKGKVALIYGADSKVCTLQRVRSAKAAIPGFISFEVEKAGHPVPFTPQVCEFIQLQMKLK, from the coding sequence ATGAAAAGAAAGTTATACGATTCGCTGGTGGACTTAAGGCTTATAGTTTCTAAAGTGCTGGGGTTTACTCAAGAGATCAAACACATCACCCCAGTGATCACAGTAGGCCGGTTTGGGTTGACGCACGAGATCTCAGATAAACCCTCAGAAGTCATTGAGTTACCCCCTAAAGAGGAGCCCATTCGGCCTAACGCACTTTTAAAGTCAAAGATAGACCTTATTCGACTAGAGACTCGGTATTTTGATATTACAGACGAGGGAGGTAACAGAAAGCTTGCCTACAGCATCTCTGGGAATATCAACGCAGAAAAAGTATTACTTTGCTTGCCTGGTCTATTGGAGACCAAAGACTCCTTCACCGTTTTGCATGCTCATTTTTTAAGATTTGAAGATTGCAAAGTAGTTAGCGTTGATTTTCCTGGAAGAGGGGATTCTGAGTCAATTTCGTCATCTCAAAAATACACCATGTCACTCTACTTATCAGACATTCAAGGCTTAATGAAAATGCTTTTGAGCAATCATCCATCGACTACTCAATTTACTATTTTGGGAACCAGTATGGGTGGTGTATTAGCTATGTACTTAACAAAGTCACTTGGAAAACGAATTTCCGAAATCATTCTCAATGATATTGCCTTAACTGTGAATTGGTCTGCCCTCTATTCTTTATATAAATCAATGAAAAATGAAGTTGGTTTTAAAGAAGTTAAACAATTAGCAAAAGATTTGAGAGTGGATGAGAGAGCATTTGCAGATGTCCAGTTACCAGGCCATTTTGATTTAAATTACAAGGCCGATATATGGGGGATGAACTTCCATGAGGCGATTGAGGGGTACAAGGGTAAGGTGGCGCTGATTTATGGCGCTGACTCAAAGGTATGTACTCTCCAGCGTGTACGCTCAGCAAAGGCTGCAATACCCGGATTCATTTCTTTCGAGGTCGAAAAAGCAGGGCATCCAGTTCCCTTTACACCCCAAGTTTGTGAGTTTATCCAGCTGCAGATGAAACTTAAATAA